The nucleotide window AGGAGCATTAGCTGGTCCTACGCCAGAAAAAGCTTTTTATGTAAATATAGGCTTAGGAGAAACAATGACAGCGCAAGATATTTTAGAGGGTAATATGATTATTGAAATAGGAATGGCGGTTGTTCGTCCTGCAGAATTTATCATTTTAAAATTCTCTCATAAAATGCAAGAAGTATAAGTAACTCGCTAAATAAAATTAAATAAAAAAATAAAATTATGTCAGTATTATATCCATTTAGTAAATTTTCCTTCGCTGTAGATTTTGGAGGGGCTAAATTTAACTGTACAGAGGTTTCAGGGTTAACCTTTGAAAATAAAATGATTGAGTACCGTGGAGGAGCGGATAGAGAGTATCATAAATCTAAACAACCTGGGTTATTTGAGTATGCTAACATTACTATAAAGAGAGGAATATTTGCAGATAAAAGTAAAGAGTTTTATGAGCAATGGGCTAAAACTGTATACCTACAAGAAGGAGGTGCTCAGTTTAGAGGAGACTTAACTATTAGTTTATTAGATGAAAACGGAGATGCATCTGTAAACTGGAAATGTACAAATGCATATTTGGCTAAACTTTCTGATACAGATTTAAAAGCAGATGGTAATGAAATAGCTATACAAAGCGCTGAATTTGTAATAGAAAAATTAACAATGATAGATTAATGTTTAGTTACTATCCACCAGTAGGCTTTAGTTTTAAAGTAGAGTTTGAAACAATTCCAACTTCACAAGGAGACAACTCATTTCAATCAGTTTCAGGGCTCTCAGTAGACCTTGAAACTGAAGAAATTGCTGAAGGTGGAGAAAATAGATTTAAGCATAAAATACCAGTACGCTCAAAATACCCAAATTTAGTTTTAAAAAGAGGAGTTCTAGTAAATTCTGAGGTTATTAAATGGTGCAAGAAAGCATTAGAAAACTTTGAAATTCAACCAGTAAATATAAATGTTATGTTGCTTGGAGAAGATCATCAAGCTATCCAAACTTGGAACATAGTTCATGCATATCCAGTTAAATGGAATGTGGGCGACTTTAATGCTGAAGAAAGTAAACTTGTAATAGAAACTCTTGAATTAACGTATAATTATTTTAAAGTAACCTAACCATGCCAATTACTATTAAAGAATTACATATTAAAATAAATGTAGATGAAAAGCCTGAAATACAAGGACAGGCTAGTGGAACAAATATTAGTAATACTGCAGCCATAGTTGCAACTTGTGTAGAGGAAGTAATGGATATTCTTGAAAGACAAAAACAACGATAATGAGTCAAGGAGAATTAAAAAAACTAGTTATAAAAGCTTATAAAGACGATAAATTTAATGATGAGGTTGCTAATGGAGAGTTTACAACATTGGTAAACCCTGAAAAATATATGGTGGCATACAAGCCAGAGTATACTGAAGTTCAGGGTCAAGGAACAAGTGGGGGACAACCAAAATTCACTAAAATACCTCCACAAGAACTAGATCTAGATTTGTTATTTGATAGTAGCGGAGTAATTGATGGAAAAGGTGATTTGAAGAATGGAATTATCGATAAAATTGAAGCTTTTAAGAAGATTGTTTTTGAGTACAAAGGAGAAGAACACAAGCCTAATTATTTAATGATTAAATGGGGGGCGCTTTTGTTTAAAGGATCTTTAGTAGATCTTTCAATTGAATATAGATTATTTGCTCCTGATGGTACTCCATTACGTGCGAATGCAAAATTAAAAGTAAAAGGTACTATTGATGATGATTTACGAATAGCTAAAGAAAATAATCAATCGCCAGATTTAACCCATTATCGTAAAGTAAAATCTGGAGATACCTTGCCCCTGATGTGCCACCGTATTTATGGAGACTCTAAGTATTATCTAGAAGTAGCGAGGGTAAACAAGATTATGCAATTCAGAAAATTAAAATCTGGTCAAGAAATTTTTTTTCCACCATTACAAAAATTCGCCTAAATGAATAGTACAGGAACCATACAAACTTCAAAAAGTGCTGATTTAACCACTTTTAAAATACTTGTTGAAGGAGAAGAATTGTCAAAAATATATGAGGTAAAAAGCATCACTGTTTCTAAAGAGGTAAATAAAATACCAACGGCTCAAATTATTTTAATTGATGGAGATGCTTCAAAACGAGATTTTAAATTAAGTAATGAAAACTTACTTATTCCAGGGAAAGAGATTGAACTTACAGCTGGTTATCATTCAGATGAAGAAACTATTTTTAAAGGAATTGTGATTAAACATAATTTAAGAATTAGGGCTCATTCAGCACAGTTAGTTATTGAATGTAAAGATGAAGCTGTAAAAATGACGATGGGTAGAAAAAGTAAATATTTCTACGAAAGCAAAGACAGTGATATTTTTGAAGAAATTATTGGTGAATATGGACTATCTAAAGAAGTTGAATCAACAAATCATTCTCACCCTGAATTAGTTCAGTATAATGCTTCAGATTGGGATTTTTTAGTTTCAAGAGCTCAAGCCAATGGAAAGCTATGCTTTGTAGATGATGGAACTGTGACTATAGCAAAACCAAACATTGGTCAATCTGAAATAGAAACAGTAACCTTTGGAGGTTCACTTTTAGATTTTGATGCAGAAATAGATGCTCGTCATCAAGTTAAAAAAGTGGCTGCTTATAGTTGGAATCATACAGATCAAGAATTAGTTGAGGTTGAAGGTAAAGATCCAGGAGTTACGTTAAACGGAAATTTATCAGTTTCTGATTTAAACAAAATTATAGATTTAGAAAACTTAGAACTTAGGCATGGAGGAGGTATTACAGATACTGAATTACAAGATTGGGCAGATGCAAAATGGTTATTTCAACAATTAGCAAAAGTAAGAGGTAGAGTGAAATTTCAAGGAATTCCATCGGTAAAGCCTAATACAATTTTAAAATTAGAAGGAGTTGGTGATCGCTTTAACGGTAATGTTTACGTAACTGGTGTACAACATGTTATTTCTAATGGAAATTGGGTATCGAATGCTCAATTTGGATTGTCAACAGAGTGGTTTTCTGAAACTTTTGAAATTTCTTCAAAACCAGCATCAGGATTATTACCAGCAATTCAAGGATTGCAAATAGGTGTTGTTTCTCAATTAGAAGAAGACCCTGATGGTGAAGATAGGATTTTAGTGCAAATTCCAATTATTAATAATGAAGAAGAAGGTATTTGGTGTAGAGTTGCTTCACCAGATGCTGGAGAAAATAGAGGTGTTTTTTTTCGACCAGAAATAGGAGATGAAGTTATAGTAGGTTTTATTAATCAAGACCCTAATGATGCTATTGTTTTAGGAATGTTGCATAGTAGTGCTAAACCTTCGCCAATAACAGCTACAGATGATAATCATGAAAAAGGAATTATTACAAGAAGCGAAATGAAAGTATTGTTTGATGATGATAAGAAGATAATTACTATTGAAACACCAGCAGGAAAAATTATATCTCTTGATGAAGATGAAAACACTATAACTATTGAAGATGATAATTCAAATGTAATTACTATAAATAGTGATGGTATATCAATGGAAAGTGCAGGAGATATTTCTTTAAAAGCTTCTGGAGATGTTTCTATTGAAGGAACTAATGTGAGTTTAACGGCAAATGCTGAATTCAAAGCTGAAGGGAGTGCAGGAGCAGAGTTATCAACTAGTGCGATAGCAGTTTTAAAAGGATCATTAGTACAAATAAATTAATTTTTAAAAGGTAAAACAATAATGTCATTCCGAGGAAAT belongs to Tenacibaculum sp. MAR_2010_89 and includes:
- a CDS encoding phage tail protein produces the protein MSVLYPFSKFSFAVDFGGAKFNCTEVSGLTFENKMIEYRGGADREYHKSKQPGLFEYANITIKRGIFADKSKEFYEQWAKTVYLQEGGAQFRGDLTISLLDENGDASVNWKCTNAYLAKLSDTDLKADGNEIAIQSAEFVIEKLTMID
- a CDS encoding phage tail protein produces the protein MFSYYPPVGFSFKVEFETIPTSQGDNSFQSVSGLSVDLETEEIAEGGENRFKHKIPVRSKYPNLVLKRGVLVNSEVIKWCKKALENFEIQPVNINVMLLGEDHQAIQTWNIVHAYPVKWNVGDFNAEESKLVIETLELTYNYFKVT
- a CDS encoding DUF5908 family protein, whose product is MPITIKELHIKINVDEKPEIQGQASGTNISNTAAIVATCVEEVMDILERQKQR
- the vgrG gene encoding type VI secretion system tip protein VgrG; translation: MNSTGTIQTSKSADLTTFKILVEGEELSKIYEVKSITVSKEVNKIPTAQIILIDGDASKRDFKLSNENLLIPGKEIELTAGYHSDEETIFKGIVIKHNLRIRAHSAQLVIECKDEAVKMTMGRKSKYFYESKDSDIFEEIIGEYGLSKEVESTNHSHPELVQYNASDWDFLVSRAQANGKLCFVDDGTVTIAKPNIGQSEIETVTFGGSLLDFDAEIDARHQVKKVAAYSWNHTDQELVEVEGKDPGVTLNGNLSVSDLNKIIDLENLELRHGGGITDTELQDWADAKWLFQQLAKVRGRVKFQGIPSVKPNTILKLEGVGDRFNGNVYVTGVQHVISNGNWVSNAQFGLSTEWFSETFEISSKPASGLLPAIQGLQIGVVSQLEEDPDGEDRILVQIPIINNEEEGIWCRVASPDAGENRGVFFRPEIGDEVIVGFINQDPNDAIVLGMLHSSAKPSPITATDDNHEKGIITRSEMKVLFDDDKKIITIETPAGKIISLDEDENTITIEDDNSNVITINSDGISMESAGDISLKASGDVSIEGTNVSLTANAEFKAEGSAGAELSTSAIAVLKGSLVQIN